From Calothrix sp. PCC 6303, a single genomic window includes:
- a CDS encoding competence/damage-inducible protein A, whose amino-acid sequence MSAEIICVGTELLLGDILNSNAQYLAQELAKLGIPHYHQTVVGDNVQRIKQVIDIAINRGAKILIFTGGLGPTPDDLTCETIADYFSSPLIERADIIEDIMQKHANRRLVMTSSNRKQALIPQGAEILPNPTGTAPGIIWQPNSDITLFTFPGVPSEMRRMWQETAVPYLKNQGWGKNIIHSRMLKFRGITESALAEKVASYLNLPNPTVAPYASKGEVKLRVAAQANSEVAAEALIDPVAKQLQEIAGLDYYGADNDTLASVVGELLRQAGQTLSVAESCTGGGLGEMLTEIPGSSDYFWGGIISYDNSVKERLLGVNPDDLAKHGAVSAIVAEQMALGVKTKIGTSWSLSITGIAGPTGGTETKAVGLVYIGLAAPDGTVESFEYNFGAIRGRYLVRYSSASTALDCLRRKLQLFSRN is encoded by the coding sequence ATGAGTGCAGAAATTATTTGCGTCGGTACAGAATTATTATTAGGTGATATTCTCAATAGCAACGCTCAATATCTCGCCCAGGAGTTAGCCAAACTAGGCATTCCCCACTATCATCAAACTGTAGTTGGTGATAATGTCCAACGCATCAAGCAAGTTATTGACATTGCTATCAATAGAGGTGCAAAAATCCTCATCTTTACAGGAGGACTTGGACCAACACCCGACGATCTCACCTGCGAAACCATCGCCGATTACTTCAGTTCTCCCCTCATTGAACGTGCCGATATCATCGAAGATATCATGCAAAAACACGCAAATCGCCGACTGGTCATGACATCCAGCAACCGTAAACAAGCACTAATTCCCCAAGGTGCCGAAATTCTCCCCAACCCCACAGGTACCGCACCCGGAATTATTTGGCAACCAAACTCCGATATTACCCTTTTTACCTTTCCTGGTGTACCCAGCGAAATGCGCCGCATGTGGCAAGAAACAGCCGTTCCTTACCTAAAAAATCAAGGTTGGGGCAAAAACATCATCCACAGCCGAATGTTAAAGTTTCGCGGCATTACTGAATCAGCTTTAGCGGAAAAAGTCGCCTCATACCTGAATCTACCTAACCCAACCGTGGCACCCTATGCCAGTAAGGGAGAAGTAAAATTACGTGTTGCCGCTCAAGCCAATTCTGAAGTAGCAGCCGAAGCATTAATCGATCCTGTTGCCAAACAACTCCAAGAAATTGCTGGACTAGACTACTATGGTGCTGATAATGACACGTTAGCCTCCGTAGTAGGGGAACTATTACGCCAAGCAGGTCAAACCCTTTCTGTTGCCGAATCCTGTACAGGTGGTGGATTAGGGGAAATGCTCACCGAAATACCTGGCAGTTCCGATTATTTTTGGGGTGGTATAATATCCTACGACAACTCAGTCAAAGAAAGACTTTTGGGAGTTAACCCCGATGACTTAGCAAAACACGGTGCAGTTAGCGCTATCGTTGCCGAACAAATGGCATTGGGTGTAAAAACTAAAATTGGAACTAGTTGGAGTTTGAGCATCACAGGTATTGCTGGACCAACTGGAGGAACAGAAACTAAAGCAGTGGGGTTAGTTTACATCGGTTTAGCAGCACCCGACGGTACTGTGGAAAGTTTTGAATATAACTTTGGGGCAATTAGAGGACGTTATTTAGTTCGTTATTCCAGTGCTTCTACTGCTTTGGATTGTCTCCGACGTAAACTACAGCTATTTTCACGTAACTAG
- the glyA gene encoding serine hydroxymethyltransferase, with amino-acid sequence MTKTNSDFLATSDYAIAQLINQELGRQQDHLELIASENFTSAAVLAAQGSVLTNKYAEGLPGKRYYGGCEFVDKIEQLAIDRAKELFGAAHANVQPHSGAQANFAVFLTLLEPGDKIMGMDLSHGGHLTHGSPVNVSGKWFQVCHYGVSQETEQLDYEQIREQALRERPKLIICGYSAYPRIIDFAKFRSIADEVGAYLLADIAHIAGLVATGLHPNPIPHCHVVTTTTHKTLRGPRGGLILTADAELGKKLDKSVFPGTQGGPLEHVIAAKAVAFGEALKPEFKIYSAQVIENARALAAQLKNRGLKTVSDGTDNHLMLVDLRSIGMTGKIADQLVSTVNITANKNTVPFDPESPFVTSGLRLGSPAMTTRGMGVTEFGEIGNIIADRLLSPDSEAVTADCKRRVATLCDRFPLYPHLAVAAHAIA; translated from the coding sequence GTGACTAAGACTAATTCAGATTTTCTAGCAACTTCCGATTATGCGATCGCACAATTAATCAATCAAGAACTTGGTCGTCAGCAGGATCATTTAGAATTGATTGCTAGCGAAAACTTTACATCAGCCGCAGTTCTTGCTGCTCAAGGTTCGGTACTCACCAATAAGTATGCTGAGGGTTTACCCGGCAAACGTTATTATGGTGGTTGCGAATTTGTCGATAAAATCGAACAATTGGCAATAGATCGGGCTAAAGAACTATTTGGTGCTGCTCACGCTAACGTTCAACCTCACTCAGGTGCTCAGGCAAACTTTGCTGTATTTCTAACCCTCCTAGAACCAGGTGACAAAATCATGGGGATGGATTTGTCCCATGGTGGACACCTCACCCATGGTTCCCCTGTAAATGTTTCCGGTAAATGGTTCCAAGTTTGTCACTACGGAGTCAGCCAGGAAACCGAACAGCTAGACTACGAGCAAATCCGAGAGCAGGCGCTTAGGGAGCGTCCTAAGCTCATAATTTGCGGTTATTCAGCTTATCCTCGAATTATTGATTTTGCCAAGTTCCGTAGTATTGCGGATGAAGTGGGTGCTTATTTGTTAGCAGACATTGCCCACATTGCAGGTTTAGTTGCCACAGGTTTACACCCTAACCCAATTCCCCATTGTCATGTAGTGACAACAACCACCCACAAGACCCTCCGGGGACCCCGTGGTGGTTTGATTTTGACAGCCGATGCCGAATTAGGTAAAAAATTAGATAAATCGGTTTTCCCAGGTACCCAAGGCGGTCCATTAGAGCATGTAATCGCCGCCAAAGCAGTAGCCTTTGGCGAAGCCCTCAAACCAGAGTTTAAAATCTATTCAGCCCAAGTAATTGAAAATGCCCGTGCATTAGCCGCTCAACTGAAAAATCGCGGATTAAAAACAGTATCAGATGGAACCGATAATCATTTAATGCTCGTAGATTTGCGGAGTATTGGCATGACAGGTAAAATCGCTGATCAATTGGTCAGCACTGTAAATATCACGGCAAACAAAAACACAGTTCCCTTCGACCCAGAATCGCCATTTGTTACTAGTGGACTACGGTTAGGTTCACCAGCAATGACAACACGAGGTATGGGAGTCACAGAATTTGGGGAAATCGGCAATATTATCGCCGATCGTTTGCTCAGTCCAGATTCTGAGGCAGTAACAGCCGACTGTAAACGTAGGGTTGCGACATTATGCGATCGCTTCCCGTTATATCCCCATCTAGCAGTTGCCGCTCACGCGATCGCTTAA
- a CDS encoding Tic20 family protein yields the protein MTWRGTTTIPDRIYASLPYLLPLMEVLDFAVPLVKSFPILREVLTPLIILANIYRSILPLGLGSLVLFIVLFAFVIRNERINHFIRFNTMQALLLDIVIFLVQLVFGLILRLLGAIPNGAFALETLSSTIFLGIVAAVGYSVFQCARGKYAEIPAISEAVYMQVR from the coding sequence ATGACTTGGCGTGGTACAACAACAATTCCTGACAGAATTTATGCTTCTTTGCCTTATTTACTTCCCTTAATGGAAGTTTTAGATTTTGCCGTGCCCCTAGTTAAAAGCTTTCCTATTTTACGTGAAGTTCTCACGCCTTTAATTATCCTGGCAAACATTTATCGCAGTATACTTCCCTTAGGATTGGGTAGTTTAGTGCTTTTCATCGTTCTATTTGCATTTGTGATCCGTAATGAGCGCATCAATCATTTTATTCGCTTCAATACAATGCAAGCCCTGCTTTTGGATATAGTCATTTTCCTTGTACAGCTAGTTTTCGGTCTGATATTAAGGTTGTTAGGTGCTATACCCAACGGAGCTTTCGCCCTAGAAACATTATCCAGCACTATCTTCTTGGGAATTGTTGCAGCGGTTGGTTATTCAGTTTTTCAATGTGCGCGGGGAAAATATGCCGAAATTCCGGCAATTTCCGAAGCTGTGTATATGCAAGTTAGATAA
- a CDS encoding fumarylacetoacetate hydrolase family protein: MAQRFVRVQNQEGKIYYGLLQLSLNVQALDAPPWLQGQPTEIYLEPDSYQLLAPCSPSKIVAVGKNYADHAAEMGTDVPQEPLIFLKPATSVIPSDGEIIYPTQSQRVDYEGELALIIGERTTCCTPSEAHGKIWGYTIANDVTARDLQRRDGQWTRAKGFDSFCPLGPWIVRELNPGARLQTFLNDDPTPVQSACIDQMVFAPDYLVSYISQVMTLLPGDVVLTGTPMGVGALSLGDRVRVEIEGIGRLENTVIAR, encoded by the coding sequence ATGGCACAGCGCTTCGTGCGAGTTCAAAACCAAGAGGGAAAAATTTACTACGGCTTGCTTCAGCTATCGTTGAATGTCCAAGCGCTGGATGCACCACCTTGGTTACAAGGACAGCCTACCGAGATATATTTGGAGCCAGATAGCTACCAATTACTTGCTCCCTGTTCTCCCTCGAAAATTGTGGCAGTAGGTAAGAATTATGCTGATCATGCTGCCGAGATGGGAACTGATGTCCCTCAGGAACCACTGATTTTCCTTAAGCCTGCTACTTCTGTAATTCCTTCGGATGGTGAAATTATTTACCCAACCCAATCACAGCGAGTAGATTATGAAGGAGAATTGGCACTGATTATTGGAGAGCGTACAACTTGCTGTACTCCGTCTGAAGCTCATGGGAAAATTTGGGGTTACACTATTGCCAATGATGTAACTGCAAGGGATTTACAGCGCCGTGATGGTCAGTGGACGCGGGCTAAAGGATTTGATAGTTTTTGTCCTTTGGGTCCTTGGATCGTCCGAGAATTAAATCCTGGGGCAAGATTACAGACGTTTTTGAACGATGATCCAACTCCCGTGCAATCGGCATGTATCGATCAAATGGTGTTTGCACCAGATTATTTGGTGTCTTATATTAGCCAGGTGATGACACTCTTACCAGGAGATGTGGTTTTAACAGGGACACCTATGGGAGTAGGAGCTTTAAGTTTAGGCGATCGCGTCCGCGTAGAAATCGAGGGAATTGGTCGTTTGGAAAATACTGTAATTGCCAGGTAA
- the rpsF gene encoding 30S ribosomal protein S6 yields the protein MQTVYETMYILRPDLGDEQVEQIVSKYETQIREGGAFDIEIQNRGKRRLAYEIGKHRDGIYIQMNYQGPGAVIAPMERAMRLTEDVIRYMTIKQEIKEEKSESEEAVTA from the coding sequence ATGCAAACAGTTTACGAAACTATGTATATCCTGCGCCCCGATTTGGGAGACGAGCAGGTTGAGCAAATAGTCAGCAAGTACGAAACCCAAATCCGTGAGGGTGGTGCTTTTGATATTGAAATTCAAAATCGTGGCAAACGTCGCCTAGCTTATGAAATTGGTAAACACCGTGATGGTATTTACATTCAAATGAACTATCAAGGACCCGGTGCGGTTATTGCCCCCATGGAACGAGCCATGCGTCTTACCGAAGATGTGATTCGCTACATGACTATTAAGCAAGAGATTAAAGAAGAAAAATCTGAATCGGAAGAAGCTGTAACAGCGTAA
- a CDS encoding Npun_F5560 family protein encodes MSQTDHSTIQTLSTELTKLRQELQLRDQLVQQLSQELFRLVKGNTNFIPQPETSDRHHKHLQALHEQLQAVEQQVTFYQEQITARDGEIYQLRQTVQELSDRSRMLEQVVQELPQIYRQKFEERMAPIREKLTTLQRDNRQLQAELQSVSYRLALKTRTTSHSGIDLPNFPRLVNPSGNVSPVPNG; translated from the coding sequence GTGAGCCAAACCGATCACTCGACAATTCAGACTCTTTCAACAGAGTTAACAAAGCTGCGTCAAGAATTGCAATTGCGTGACCAGCTTGTCCAGCAGTTATCTCAGGAATTGTTTCGTCTGGTAAAAGGAAATACAAACTTTATCCCGCAACCCGAAACATCGGATCGTCATCATAAACACCTGCAAGCTTTGCACGAACAGCTGCAAGCAGTTGAACAACAGGTAACTTTTTACCAGGAGCAAATTACAGCGCGTGACGGTGAGATTTATCAACTGCGACAAACAGTTCAGGAATTAAGCGATCGCAGTCGGATGCTAGAACAGGTAGTGCAAGAGTTGCCCCAAATATATCGACAAAAATTTGAGGAACGAATGGCTCCTATTCGGGAAAAATTAACAACACTCCAGCGGGATAACCGTCAACTGCAAGCAGAGTTACAAAGTGTTAGCTATCGTCTCGCACTCAAAACTCGCACAACTAGCCATAGCGGTATTGATTTACCCAATTTTCCGCGTCTAGTTAATCCTTCTGGAAATGTCTCACCAGTACCCAATGGGTAA
- a CDS encoding STAS domain-containing protein has protein sequence MTLTLEHQVILFQPQGRIDLEGGIALSEQMAQVTPQNHQLWIIDLTQVDFMDSSGLVSLVTGLKSARQSGCRLVLCGVQPPVRLVLELTHLDSVFEIFSCYEDIL, from the coding sequence ATGACTCTCACCCTCGAACATCAGGTTATTTTATTTCAACCCCAAGGACGCATAGACTTGGAAGGTGGTATTGCATTGAGCGAACAAATGGCTCAGGTGACACCACAAAACCATCAACTTTGGATTATTGATCTAACTCAGGTTGATTTTATGGATAGCTCAGGATTAGTTTCGTTGGTGACAGGACTCAAGTCAGCCAGACAAAGCGGTTGTCGTTTGGTTTTATGCGGAGTCCAACCACCAGTCAGATTAGTTTTAGAGCTAACTCACTTGGATTCGGTGTTTGAAATTTTCAGTTGTTATGAAGATATTTTGTAA
- a CDS encoding DedA family protein, whose translation MSWEFVSLENIQEVAHQYGYWAIFVGILLENLGIPIPGETVTLVGGFLAGSRELNYWLVLSDAIAGAVIGGICGYWIGRIGGWALLLKLGSLLRISEVRILAIKEKFSDNAGKTVFFGRFFALLRILASPLAGISGMSFPKFFLYNLLGAIAWGSAMVTLAFFAGRVISLEQLVAWVSQFAIVALLIVVAVVGATFWWESRHKEVGTGE comes from the coding sequence ATGTCTTGGGAGTTTGTTTCACTGGAAAACATCCAAGAAGTTGCTCATCAGTATGGATACTGGGCAATTTTTGTCGGGATTTTGTTAGAAAACCTAGGTATCCCAATTCCTGGTGAAACTGTCACCCTTGTGGGTGGTTTTTTGGCAGGTAGTAGGGAACTAAATTACTGGTTAGTTTTGAGTGATGCGATCGCAGGAGCGGTAATAGGGGGAATTTGCGGTTACTGGATTGGTAGAATTGGCGGTTGGGCTTTATTACTTAAGCTTGGCAGTTTGTTGCGAATATCAGAAGTGAGAATTTTAGCGATTAAAGAAAAGTTTAGTGATAATGCGGGTAAAACCGTATTTTTCGGGCGATTTTTTGCTTTATTGCGAATTCTAGCATCACCACTGGCGGGAATTTCGGGAATGTCGTTTCCGAAGTTTTTTTTATACAACTTACTGGGAGCAATTGCTTGGGGTAGTGCCATGGTGACATTAGCATTCTTTGCTGGTAGAGTTATTTCCCTAGAGCAATTGGTAGCTTGGGTTAGTCAGTTTGCAATCGTGGCGTTATTAATTGTTGTAGCAGTTGTGGGTGCGACATTTTGGTGGGAATCCCGTCACAAGGAAGTGGGTACCGGGGAATAA
- a CDS encoding MoaD/ThiS family protein codes for MFKADITISIKLFAAYQEAYGVPEIKLQFPENTPVQGVCDRLIAEHPELSKWRDVTRYGVNLAFVEPNTPLNDGDEVVLIPPVSGG; via the coding sequence ATGTTCAAAGCTGATATTACTATCTCTATCAAACTGTTTGCGGCTTATCAAGAGGCTTATGGGGTTCCAGAAATCAAACTGCAATTTCCCGAAAATACGCCAGTTCAAGGAGTATGCGATCGCTTGATTGCCGAACACCCTGAATTATCGAAATGGCGTGATGTCACCCGCTATGGTGTGAATTTAGCGTTTGTCGAACCTAACACACCCCTGAATGATGGGGATGAGGTGGTGTTAATTCCTCCTGTTAGCGGAGGATAA
- a CDS encoding phosphoglycerate kinase, whose amino-acid sequence MSKKTLASLSASELTGKRAFVRVDFNVPVEKGAITDDTRIRAALPTIQDLTSKGAKVILASHFGRPKGVSDDLRLTPVAKRLSELLGQDVIKCDDCIGDEVAAKVAAMENGQVLLLENVRFYKEEEKNDPEFAQKLAANADLYVNDAFGTAHRAHASTEGVTKYLSPSVAGYLIEKELQYLENAIANPQRPLVAIIGGSKVSSKIGVIETLLEKCDKLIIGGGMIFTFYKARGLSVGSSLVEDDKIELARSLEAKAKEKGVTFLLPTDVVVADKFAPDANSQTVSIENIPDGWMGLDIGPDSIKVFQEALADCKSVIWNGPMGVFEFDKFAAGTEAVAHTLADIGKNGAITIIGGGDSVAAVEKVGLADQMSHISTGGGASLELLEGKVLPGIAALNEA is encoded by the coding sequence GTGTCTAAAAAAACTTTAGCAAGTTTATCTGCATCTGAGTTAACTGGGAAAAGAGCATTTGTGCGGGTAGATTTCAATGTACCCGTCGAAAAAGGTGCAATTACAGATGATACTCGGATTCGAGCAGCGCTACCTACCATCCAAGATTTAACCAGTAAGGGTGCGAAGGTGATTTTAGCTAGTCACTTTGGTCGTCCCAAGGGTGTGAGTGATGATTTACGTTTGACACCTGTTGCCAAGCGACTCTCTGAGTTGTTGGGACAGGATGTAATCAAATGTGATGATTGTATTGGTGATGAGGTTGCTGCAAAAGTCGCAGCAATGGAAAATGGGCAGGTGTTGTTGTTAGAAAATGTCCGCTTCTACAAAGAAGAGGAGAAAAACGATCCTGAGTTTGCCCAAAAATTAGCGGCAAATGCTGATTTGTATGTCAATGATGCCTTTGGGACTGCACACCGCGCTCATGCTTCTACAGAAGGCGTTACCAAGTATCTTAGCCCTTCGGTGGCAGGATACTTGATCGAGAAAGAATTGCAATATTTGGAAAATGCGATCGCTAATCCACAGCGACCCTTGGTAGCTATCATTGGGGGTTCCAAAGTATCTAGCAAAATCGGTGTGATCGAAACTTTGTTAGAAAAATGTGACAAACTCATCATCGGTGGAGGGATGATTTTCACCTTCTACAAAGCCCGTGGATTGAGTGTTGGTAGCTCCTTGGTGGAAGATGACAAGATTGAGTTGGCACGCTCGTTAGAAGCGAAAGCGAAGGAAAAAGGCGTAACTTTCTTGTTACCTACTGATGTGGTTGTTGCTGATAAATTTGCCCCTGATGCTAATTCCCAAACTGTAAGTATCGAGAATATTCCCGATGGTTGGATGGGGTTGGATATTGGTCCTGATTCCATCAAGGTTTTCCAAGAAGCACTAGCTGATTGTAAGTCGGTGATTTGGAATGGTCCGATGGGTGTATTTGAATTCGATAAATTCGCTGCTGGTACCGAAGCTGTAGCTCATACCCTAGCTGATATTGGCAAAAATGGTGCAATCACAATTATTGGTGGTGGTGACTCTGTTGCTGCCGTTGAGAAAGTGGGTTTAGCTGACCAAATGAGCCATATTTCTACTGGTGGTGGTGCTAGCTTGGAATTACTCGAAGGTAAAGTGCTTCCAGGTATTGCAGCTTTGAATGAAGCGTAA
- a CDS encoding universal stress protein has translation MFKTVLFPIDQSRETREAAEMVIRVVETHKSRLILLSVVEEAGEATSPMQSVEAVAKLLANAQSLFEQQGIKSETVEREGKPAFTICDVADEMGADLIVMGCRGLGLTEEGATDSVTTRVINLSPCPVLVVP, from the coding sequence ATGTTTAAAACAGTTTTATTTCCCATAGATCAAAGTCGTGAAACCAGAGAAGCTGCCGAAATGGTGATTCGGGTTGTGGAAACCCACAAAAGCCGTCTCATCCTACTTTCTGTAGTGGAAGAAGCAGGGGAAGCAACTAGTCCCATGCAATCTGTCGAAGCAGTAGCCAAGTTGTTGGCAAATGCTCAAAGTCTATTTGAGCAGCAGGGTATCAAATCCGAAACCGTTGAGCGTGAAGGTAAACCCGCTTTTACAATTTGTGATGTTGCCGATGAAATGGGAGCAGATTTAATTGTCATGGGTTGCCGAGGATTGGGTTTAACAGAGGAGGGAGCAACTGATAGTGTCACCACGCGAGTGATTAACCTTTCTCCTTGTCCAGTTTTAGTTGTTCCTTAA
- a CDS encoding alpha-amylase produces MPKVNGTIMQYFHWYIPNDGNLWNELKYRTRDLAGKGFTAMWLPPAYKGAAGGNDVGYGVYDLYDLGEFDQKGSIRTKYGTHQEYLDAIKTLRQVGIQTYADAVLNHRMGGDSPEIMKATPFSQNDRVNPKGGLQEIKSYTYFNFPGRQGKYSQFEWHYWHFDGVDYNKYKEGDNSTVYLIEGKKFDDFVDMEKGNFAYLMGCDLDFQDQWVQTEITNWGKWYLDTTGVDGFRLDAIKHISSWFFPKWIDELEKYAGKELFIVGEYWTPDINTLHWYIDAIAGKMSVFDVPLHYNFSRASKLGGNYDMRQILDGTLMQQKPSHAVTFVENHDSQPLQALESVVEPWFKPLAYAIILLRQQGYPCVFYADYYGAEYHDKGYHIYLPSHSWLIDKFLSVRQEYVYGHQYDYFDHFNTIGWTCLGDEEHPKAMAVIMSDGAAGSKWMEVGKIKAKFIDITEHIQEPIYTNEVGWAEFYCNGGSVSVWVES; encoded by the coding sequence ATGCCTAAAGTCAATGGTACAATCATGCAATACTTCCATTGGTACATACCTAATGATGGGAACCTATGGAATGAACTTAAATATAGAACTAGAGACTTAGCAGGAAAAGGATTTACCGCCATGTGGCTACCTCCAGCTTATAAAGGTGCAGCAGGTGGCAATGATGTCGGTTACGGTGTTTACGATTTATATGATCTGGGTGAATTCGACCAAAAAGGCTCGATTCGCACTAAGTACGGAACTCATCAAGAATACCTAGATGCCATTAAAACCCTTCGCCAAGTTGGAATCCAAACCTATGCAGATGCTGTATTAAACCACAGGATGGGTGGAGATTCCCCAGAAATAATGAAAGCAACTCCCTTTTCCCAAAATGATAGAGTTAATCCTAAAGGTGGTTTACAAGAGATTAAAAGCTATACCTACTTTAACTTTCCTGGAAGACAGGGAAAATATTCTCAATTTGAATGGCATTATTGGCACTTTGATGGTGTAGATTACAACAAATATAAAGAAGGTGACAATAGTACTGTTTATTTAATCGAAGGGAAAAAGTTTGATGACTTTGTAGATATGGAAAAAGGCAATTTTGCCTATTTGATGGGATGTGATTTAGACTTTCAAGATCAATGGGTTCAAACTGAAATTACTAATTGGGGTAAATGGTATCTCGATACAACAGGTGTCGATGGATTCCGCTTAGATGCAATTAAGCATATTTCTTCCTGGTTCTTTCCCAAATGGATAGATGAATTAGAAAAATATGCTGGTAAAGAACTATTTATTGTTGGTGAATATTGGACTCCTGATATTAATACATTGCATTGGTATATAGATGCAATTGCCGGGAAAATGTCAGTCTTTGATGTGCCATTACACTACAACTTTAGTCGCGCAAGTAAGTTGGGTGGAAACTACGATATGCGACAGATTTTAGATGGTACATTAATGCAGCAAAAACCTAGTCATGCAGTTACATTTGTTGAAAACCATGACTCCCAACCATTACAAGCTTTAGAATCGGTGGTTGAGCCTTGGTTTAAACCTTTAGCATATGCAATTATTTTGTTGCGTCAACAAGGCTATCCTTGCGTGTTTTATGCTGATTACTATGGCGCTGAATATCATGATAAAGGTTATCATATTTACCTACCATCACATAGTTGGTTGATAGACAAGTTTTTATCTGTTCGGCAGGAATATGTTTATGGTCATCAATATGATTATTTTGACCACTTTAATACCATTGGTTGGACATGCTTAGGTGATGAAGAACATCCAAAAGCAATGGCTGTAATTATGAGTGATGGTGCAGCAGGTAGTAAATGGATGGAAGTTGGCAAAATCAAAGCCAAATTTATAGATATTACTGAACATATTCAAGAGCCAATTTACACCAATGAAGTTGGTTGGGCAGAGTTTTATTGTAATGGTGGTTCAGTTTCAGTTTGGGTTGAATCATAA
- a CDS encoding glutathione S-transferase family protein, with protein sequence MINQTEPFRLITIPVSHYCEKARWALTRLKLSYVEEGHIPLFHAFATKRAGGQSTPVLVTEKAAFLDSTDILKYLDSIASKNEKIIPEEPNLRKQAEELEELFDQKLGTAARRWAYSHIIGDNKLIRDAWCNSIPKWEALFFPVLLPILRPALIKNFDINADSAQESYIQIQEIFEKVAQILSDGRQYLVGDKFSIADLTFASLSAPMIQAAEYPKSIHEKQNLPAKMLLEIKQMQETTAGKFALRLYKNERFVGGK encoded by the coding sequence ATGATTAATCAAACTGAGCCTTTCCGTCTAATTACTATCCCTGTTAGTCATTATTGTGAGAAAGCAAGATGGGCTTTAACAAGGCTTAAACTATCCTACGTTGAAGAAGGTCATATACCTCTATTTCATGCCTTTGCAACTAAGCGTGCAGGAGGTCAATCAACACCAGTTTTAGTGACAGAAAAGGCTGCATTTTTAGATTCAACAGATATTTTAAAATATTTGGATTCCATCGCCTCTAAAAATGAGAAAATAATTCCTGAAGAGCCAAACTTGAGAAAACAAGCTGAAGAATTAGAAGAATTATTTGACCAAAAACTGGGAACAGCAGCACGTCGTTGGGCTTATTCTCACATTATCGGTGATAACAAGTTAATTAGAGATGCTTGGTGTAATAGTATTCCTAAATGGGAAGCATTATTTTTTCCTGTATTATTGCCAATTTTGCGCCCAGCACTAATCAAAAACTTTGATATTAATGCCGATTCTGCACAGGAAAGCTATATACAAATACAGGAAATTTTTGAGAAAGTAGCTCAAATTTTATCAGATGGTCGTCAGTATTTAGTGGGGGATAAATTTTCGATTGCGGATTTGACGTTTGCTTCACTTTCTGCACCAATGATTCAAGCAGCAGAATATCCAAAATCTATTCATGAAAAACAAAATCTACCGGCAAAAATGTTGTTGGAGATCAAGCAAATGCAGGAAACAACAGCAGGTAAGTTTGCTTTACGTCTTTACAAAAATGAGAGATTTGTCGGCGGTAAATAG